In Mycoplasma mobile 163K, the genomic stretch TTCTTTATTCCCTTTAAAAGCAGCATATTTTGCATCTATTTTTGCTTTTTTAGGATTTAATTCTTGCATTTTCACTTGAGCAAAAACAGATTTTGAAGTTACTAAAAATGAAAATATCCTTACTAAAAATACTACAAAGAAAATTGCTGCGATTATTCCAAATGAAGCTAATTCTGAATTTCCACCATTTGCAGCAACTTCTGCTGGATTTGGGAAACCATTAATAATAGCAACTGAAATAGCACTAATTGGATAAACAAATAAACCAAATCAAGGTCCTTGAGCTCATGCTTGTCCTCAATCAGTAATTGTAAATTGATTTGTATTACTTACTAGAGGAGTACTTGTGTTATTTTGAGAATCAAAAGTTGTTGAAATTGCTTGAGGTAAATTTTTATCAAAAACTATTGTATCCAAACTTGCCACTCTTGCGCTTTGTCTAAAATTTGAGATATTTAAATAGGATGAAATCGCTAAATTATATGAAATTAAAAGATTTCTTTGAATTTCATTCAAAATTGCTCCTGAAGTTATTGTATTAATTCATTGTATAAAACTTGTATTTGCAGAAACCTCTGTAAAACCTGCAGCTGTATTTTGAAAATTTTCACTTTGATAAGCATTTAATCCAAGTGTTTGAATATATAAAGCTTGTAAAATGTCTAAAGAAAAATTCAAATTAGATCTTTGTTGAAATGTCAAATTATTGTTTGTTCCAACAGTATCTGAAAGTATTTTGGCTCTAGTTAAATTAGTTTTTTGTAAGTTATTTAGTCTAAAACCAGTAGTTGTAGTTCCATCAATGTTTTGAATTTGAATTTCTTCAATAAAAGGACCAAATGAAGCCACGCCTGATAAAGTATTATCTGCATTTGTTGAATCTGTTATAAAAAAAGGAATATCAAAATCACTTGAAAAAATAGATACATAATTATTTGTTGCAGAAGAACCTTGAGCTGTATTTTTTACTAATAAATTGTTTCCATTTGCAAAAATTCCAGTATCTCTATTATTAGTATTTGCTCCTGTAATAATTCTTACAGCAGAAGTTCTTGTGTCAAAAGTTCCATAAATATTCGAATTTGATTGTGAATTTATTTGATTTCTAATACTTGCTACAGATACTTCATTTAAAACAATTTGATTATTTACATTATAAAAAAAACCAACTTCTTTTTGCTGTCCATTAATTGTTAAAGTTGTTTTTTCAAAACTTGCAACATTAGGAACTATTCCATTTCTATTTGCGGCAAATTCAGTTCCACTTCCTACTGCTGTTGAAGTTGGGAAAATAAATGTTTGGATCAAACCAGTTAAAGTAATTGCTCCTAAAAATACAAAAAATACTCTTTTTATTCATTTTCAAATATTTTTATTTCTTTGTTTTTTTTCAAGAACAGGATTAGTTGTTACACCTTGAAAGAAATCGTATTTATTTGATCTTTTCTTT encodes the following:
- the yidC gene encoding membrane protein insertase YidC, which produces MAKKRSNKYDFFQGVTTNPVLEKKQRNKNIWKWIKRVFFVFLGAITLTGLIQTFIFPTSTAVGSGTEFAANRNGIVPNVASFEKTTLTINGQQKEVGFFYNVNNQIVLNEVSVASIRNQINSQSNSNIYGTFDTRTSAVRIITGANTNNRDTGIFANGNNLLVKNTAQGSSATNNYVSIFSSDFDIPFFITDSTNADNTLSGVASFGPFIEEIQIQNIDGTTTTGFRLNNLQKTNLTRAKILSDTVGTNNNLTFQQRSNLNFSLDILQALYIQTLGLNAYQSENFQNTAAGFTEVSANTSFIQWINTITSGAILNEIQRNLLISYNLAISSYLNISNFRQSARVASLDTIVFDKNLPQAISTTFDSQNNTSTPLVSNTNQFTITDWGQAWAQGPWFGLFVYPISAISVAIINGFPNPAEVAANGGNSELASFGIIAAIFFVVFLVRIFSFLVTSKSVFAQVKMQELNPKKAKIDAKYAAFKGNKEMERRKAQEVQQLYKKNNVKLSSQFTSILVSMPIFFAMFKIIQGIPSIKVTTFLGVTYSATSWQELLFNANFAYLPILIVVFVVQLISQFVPRFLTKRRTKERTNVLEREALRKANRTQNIVSFVFAFFGLVLTAGVQIYWIAGGIFTILQSVFVHYFQNTKLYQNKLKKYI